One genomic window of Desulfuromonas sp. TF includes the following:
- a CDS encoding cupin domain-containing protein, translated as MKHLQVRSEKGFKVIAGTDRSEAATMVLQAGESTGGPDNTHSGSDQWLFVLAGKGRGTVNGREVALQTGTLLLIEAGEAHQIDNTGDGPLETLNFYAPPEY; from the coding sequence ATGAAACATCTGCAGGTGCGTAGTGAGAAAGGATTCAAGGTGATTGCCGGCACGGATCGTTCGGAAGCGGCGACCATGGTGCTGCAGGCCGGCGAATCAACGGGTGGCCCGGACAACACCCATTCAGGAAGCGATCAGTGGCTGTTCGTTCTGGCCGGCAAGGGTCGGGGTACCGTGAACGGCCGGGAAGTCGCACTGCAGACGGGCACGCTTCTTCTCATCGAAGCCGGAGAGGCCCACCAGATCGACAATACGGGAGACGGGCCCCTGGAGACCTTAAACTTCTATGCCCCTCCGGAGTATTGA
- a CDS encoding response regulator, producing MKVLVIDDDTAFLALLKEYAQKSFPDLELTTCSNPVKGLAAITDTLDLLLIDLEMPGIDGAKVLAYATGLGLSKNRIIILSGRDADYLHQRFPMGSCLAVLNKFEARQKAVLDMIFNSLQRKCKEKPRE from the coding sequence ATGAAAGTCCTTGTTATTGATGACGATACCGCATTTCTAGCATTATTGAAGGAATATGCCCAGAAGAGCTTTCCTGACCTGGAACTGACCACCTGCAGCAATCCGGTGAAGGGATTGGCGGCGATCACCGATACTCTTGATCTGCTGCTGATTGATCTGGAGATGCCCGGAATCGACGGAGCCAAGGTGCTCGCTTATGCCACCGGTTTGGGATTGAGTAAAAACAGAATCATTATCCTCTCAGGCCGGGATGCCGATTACCTGCACCAACGCTTTCCCATGGGAAGCTGTCTGGCGGTGCTCAATAAATTCGAGGCCAGACAGAAAGCGGTGCTCGATATGATCTTCAATTCCCTACAGAGAAAATGCAAGGAAAAACCAAGGGAGTGA